Proteins encoded by one window of Candidatus Dadabacteria bacterium:
- the hisC gene encoding histidinol-phosphate transaminase, whose translation MEPRASVKNLIPYIPGKPIEELERELGIRGAAKMASNENPLGPSPLAKKALSEHVSKVNLYPDGGCFELRRKLSEKLGVPEDTIVIGNGSNEVIEIVARTFLEPGDEAIYGRHAFIVYPIVTQSLGCSHVVSRMPDLVHDLKDMLSLVTEKTKIIYIANPNNPTGTIVRRDELEWFLERVPENILILVDEAYFEYVDDPEYPDTLRYHSVRESLVTVRTFSKIYGLAGLRVGYGVASREAVSYMDRVREPFNVNSAAQAAACAALDDDRHVARSRELNRTAKEYLREKLGELGVRYTESHTNFLLVDLERDPMPVYEALLRDGVITRPVGGYGLKTHLRVSFGLDSENEKFIESLGRILGR comes from the coding sequence ATGGAACCAAGAGCAAGCGTAAAGAACCTTATTCCCTATATTCCGGGAAAGCCGATCGAGGAGCTCGAGCGGGAACTCGGAATCCGGGGCGCGGCCAAGATGGCTTCGAACGAAAACCCCCTCGGCCCCTCCCCGCTTGCGAAAAAAGCGCTTTCAGAACACGTCTCGAAGGTAAACCTTTATCCAGACGGGGGCTGCTTTGAGCTCCGCCGGAAACTTTCCGAGAAGCTTGGGGTTCCCGAGGACACGATAGTAATCGGCAACGGCTCGAACGAGGTGATAGAGATCGTCGCAAGGACCTTTCTCGAGCCCGGGGACGAGGCCATCTACGGACGCCACGCGTTTATCGTTTACCCGATCGTCACCCAGTCGCTCGGGTGCTCGCACGTCGTCTCCCGGATGCCGGATCTTGTACACGACCTAAAGGACATGCTTTCCCTAGTGACCGAGAAAACGAAAATCATCTACATCGCGAATCCGAACAACCCCACCGGGACGATAGTGAGAAGGGATGAGCTCGAGTGGTTCCTCGAGCGGGTTCCCGAGAATATTTTAATACTCGTGGACGAGGCCTATTTCGAGTACGTGGACGACCCCGAGTATCCGGACACGCTTCGCTACCACTCGGTCCGCGAATCGCTCGTGACGGTGAGAACCTTCTCCAAGATTTACGGTCTTGCGGGGCTCAGGGTAGGCTACGGGGTTGCGTCAAGGGAGGCGGTTTCCTACATGGACCGGGTAAGGGAGCCGTTTAACGTGAACTCGGCCGCGCAGGCGGCGGCCTGCGCAGCGCTTGACGACGATAGACACGTCGCCCGCTCAAGGGAGCTTAACCGCACAGCAAAGGAGTATTTGCGCGAGAAGCTGGGCGAGCTCGGGGTCAGGTACACGGAGTCTCATACAAATTTCCTTCTCGTGGATCTCGAGAGGGATCCGATGCCGGTTTACGAGGCGCTTCTTCGCGACGGGGTCATAACGAGACCGGTGGGCGGCTACGGACTTAAAACACACCTGAGGGTAAGTTTCGGCCTCGACAGCGAAAACGAAAAATTCATTGAATCGCTTGGGAGAATTCTCGGAAGATGA
- a CDS encoding prephenate dehydrogenase/arogenate dehydrogenase family protein has translation MTFKKVAVVGLGLIGGSLAAALRESGEVGEVFGVERDAESLRFALENGITDSGASEIGPGMSESEIVVVATYVDTIAQVAGEVSGFVSPGTVVCDVGSVKASLVREMEKGPRNIRFVGAHPIAGRETSGVMESDPGLFSGKRCVVTPTESTNPEALSMVKTLFSLIGSEVVEMNPESHDEIFSLVSHLPHAVAYSLVSAVASGGGDRNLFDFSGGGLADFTRIAGSSPEMWAGIFIENREALLGAIRGFAGKLGEIEKAIASGNVEDLTVLLKEAWDSKKNLGE, from the coding sequence ATGACTTTTAAAAAAGTAGCGGTGGTGGGTCTCGGGCTGATAGGAGGCTCCCTTGCGGCTGCCCTTCGCGAATCGGGGGAAGTTGGGGAAGTCTTCGGGGTCGAGCGGGACGCGGAGTCACTCCGCTTCGCCCTTGAAAACGGAATCACGGACTCAGGCGCTTCCGAAATCGGCCCCGGCATGTCGGAGTCAGAAATAGTTGTCGTTGCTACCTATGTCGACACCATAGCGCAGGTGGCCGGGGAAGTTTCCGGATTCGTTTCCCCCGGCACGGTGGTTTGCGATGTGGGAAGCGTAAAGGCTTCTTTGGTAAGGGAAATGGAAAAGGGCCCCCGGAATATCCGCTTTGTCGGAGCCCATCCCATCGCGGGGAGGGAAACATCCGGCGTCATGGAGTCTGACCCCGGTCTTTTTTCAGGGAAAAGATGCGTTGTCACTCCCACGGAAAGCACAAACCCCGAAGCTCTTTCCATGGTGAAAACACTTTTTTCGCTCATTGGAAGCGAGGTGGTCGAGATGAATCCCGAATCCCATGACGAGATCTTTTCGCTTGTAAGCCATCTTCCCCATGCGGTCGCCTACTCGCTTGTGAGCGCGGTGGCTTCTGGGGGAGGAGACAGAAACCTTTTTGATTTTTCAGGCGGGGGCCTTGCCGACTTCACTAGGATCGCCGGCAGCTCCCCCGAGATGTGGGCCGGTATTTTTATCGAGAACCGCGAGGCGCTGCTGGGCGCCATCCGCGGCTTCGCGGGAAAGCTCGGGGAAATTGAAAAAGCCATCGCCTCCGGTAATGTAGAAGATCTGACAGTTCTTTTGAAGGAAGCCTGGGATTCAAAGAAGAATCTCGGGGAGTGA
- the msrB gene encoding peptide-methionine (R)-S-oxide reductase MsrB, translated as MSEKIEKTDEQWQEELSPEEFLVTRKKGTERAFTGKYHDHHKKGMYTCVCCGQKLFRFSEKFDSGTGWPSFWEPVSQENIEEKTDHSHGMTRTEVLCSKCDAHLGHVFPDGPKPTGLRYCINSASLDFEEE; from the coding sequence ATGTCTGAGAAGATAGAGAAAACGGATGAGCAGTGGCAGGAGGAGCTCTCCCCCGAGGAGTTTCTTGTCACGAGGAAGAAGGGCACCGAGAGGGCCTTTACCGGAAAGTACCACGACCATCACAAAAAGGGCATGTATACCTGCGTGTGCTGCGGGCAGAAGCTTTTCCGTTTCTCAGAGAAGTTCGATTCCGGCACGGGATGGCCGAGCTTCTGGGAGCCCGTCTCGCAGGAGAACATAGAGGAGAAGACCGATCATTCCCACGGGATGACGAGAACGGAGGTTCTCTGCTCAAAGTGCGACGCACACCTGGGACATGTTTTCCCCGACGGCCCCAAGCCCACAGGGCTTAGATACTGCATAAATTCTGCCTCTTTGGATTTTGAAGAAGAGTAG